AAAGTCGATTTGCAGAAGGTCATCGAGCACTTCGAGCAGCGTTGCGCCCACGTACGGACGATTCCGTTCGACCCGCATCTCGAGGAAGGTGCGGAAATCGAGCTGGATCGTCTTCGTGGACGGACCCGCACCGCGCTTCTGGAAGTGGCGGCAGCGGTAGCGGCCGGATTTCCCGACTCGCCCACCGCTTCTCGCCCCGATTGAGAAGCTGCCGAACCCTACTCCGTCGGTTCGGTTCCGGCCTCGGTTCCGTCTTTCCCGCCGCGGCGAGCTTCACGATTGATTCGCCACAGAAAATCGGGATCGTCATCTGGTCCGACTGTGCGGGTGGGTGCAGCACCTGCGCTGGGTCCGAAGGCCTTCCAGAACAGAACCACCACTGCCACCAAGCCGATCAACGCCAATAGATAGATCACGACGCACCTCCTACTACGAGGGTAGCCGCGATGCAACAACCTCCGCACCCGTCGAGCGTCGAAGATTCCTGAGAATGTTCGATGAGTTCGTACGGGTGCGGAGTCTGCGCGTACTTCAGTATCGCGTCCGACTCAGTGGTGTACGCCGGCTTCGGTCGTCAGAGAGGTCAGCAGCTGCATGACCTCGGTCTCACGGAACCGACGGTGTCCACCGGGAGTGCGGAGCGATCCGAGGCGTCCGGCGTGTGCCCAGCGAGTCACGGTCTTGGGGTCGACGTGAAAAAGCGCGGCTACCTGACCCGGCGTGAGCAGTGAGTCCTGAGCCTTCTGGAATGTGGGTGCGCTCATCTGTCGTGTCCTCCTACGATGCGGTTCGGTGCATTTGCGTCGAACCGGAGATATCGGTCTGCTGCGTTCGGAACCCATGGTTGCACTCGAACCCCTAGGTACTCGACTGATACAAGGTTGGTAAAGGGGAGGTAATGGACAAATCGGTCACCGCGGGGGCGGGTCGGAATGCCCGGTGAGCCCGGTAACCTGGAGGCCGTGAGTGAAGCGACGAATGCCGACAGCAGTGAACCGACCAGCGGAAATGCCGTTCCGGGTAGGTCGGCCAAGAAGTCCCTCGCCGTGAACCTCGGCGTTTATACCTTCGCGCGCCTGGCCCTCGTCATCGTGATCGCTGCCGTCATCGTGGGCGTCGGTTTACTGTTCGGCGTAGAGGTTCCGGTTCTCGTCGCCGCGATTTTCGCAGTGCTCATCTCATTGCCACTGTCGCTGCTCCTGTTCAAGAAGATGCGGATCCGCGTCAACGAATCCATCGCGGCAGTCGACGAGGACCGGCGCACCGCGCGTGCGGACCTGCAGTCGAAACTGCGCGGTGAAGACGGCAAGAAATGACCGCATCGGTCGATCACTCGGGATCACGGACCTGGGTCGACAATGCCGTCCGGCTGATCGAAGCCGATTCGCAGCGCAGCGCCGACACGCACTTGTTGCGTTACCCCCTTCCTGCAGCCTGGGGGATTTCGCTCTACCTCAAAGACGAGTCCACGCACATCACCGGCAGCCTGAAGCATCGGCTGGCTCGGTCGCTGTTCCTCTACGCGATCTGCAACGGGTGGGTCACCGAGCGTACGACGGTGATCGAGGCATCGTCGGGCTCCACCGCCGTCAGCGAGGCGTATTTCGCTCGACTGCTGGGCCTGAAGTTCGTCGCAGTGATGCCGCGGAGCACCAGCCCGGCCAAGGTCGCGCTCATCGAGTCCCACGGTGGGAGTTGCCATTTCGTCGATCGGCCGGGTGAGATGTACACCGAGGCGCACAGGCTCGCAGCCGAACCCGACTGCCACTACATGGACCAGTTCACCCATGCCGAGCGAGCTACCGACTGGCGCGGCAACAACAACATCGCCGAGTCGATCTTCGACCAACTCCGGCTGGAGGAATGCCCCATTCCCGACTGGGTGGTGGTGGGCGCGGGGACCGGTGGAACCAGCGCCACGATCGGTCGATACATCCGATATCGCAGGCACGCAACGCAATTGGCTGTGGTGGACCCAGAGAATTCGGCGTTCATCGGTGGCTACGAGACCGGGGACGCGGGATTCGAGACCGGCCTGCCCTCCCGCATCGAGGGCATCGGACGACCGCGCGTCGAACCGTCGTTCGTCGGCCAGGTGATCGACAGAATGATCGCTGTTCCCGATGCCGCGTCGGTCGCCGCCGCGAGATTCACCTCGGAGGCACTCGGAAAGCGGGTGGGCGGATCGACGGGCACCAACATCTGGGGAGCCTTCGGATTGATCTCGGAGATGATCGCCGCAGGCCGACGCGGCAGCGTGGTGACGTTGCTGTGTGACGGCGGAGATCGGTACTCGCAGACATACTTCGACGACACCTGGGTCGCGGACCAGGGCATGAATCTCGAAGAACCGACCGCCGCTCTCGAAAAGTTCATTGGTACCGGGGCGTTCTGACTGGGCCCTTCTGGCAGACCTACCTGCTCACAATCAGCGACGCCACCGCGGTTGCAGCGGCTACCGTGCCGACAGCCGGCCACGCACCGATCTTCTTCGCAAGCGGGTGCGAAGCGCCGAACGCGACGAGGTAGGTCCCGAGCAGTGCGCCGGCGCGAGCCGAGCCCGAGGATTTCTGCCACTGCGCTGTGCACGCCACGCCGACTGCCGCTAGGACTGCTCCGCCGAGTTGCCGATTGCCCGATTGCTGGGCAACAGCGAAGCCGCCGAGCAAGCCACCGGCGGCCAGGGCGGAGGTGGTGATCGAGCGTCGAGCATCGTGGTCAGCCATGTTCGTCACCCTAGCCGGGCCTGGACTCGCAGACTCCGGGCCAGGTGGTCTCGCTGCTCGATCACCAAGCGTCGTAGCGCTGCCGGTGCCCACTCGTGGTCGGCGAGCCACGAGTCTGCGGTGTCGGTGGACGACTGCTGCGGAAAGAGGCGAACGACGATTCGCCGTGCGATCTCGATACTGCGTGAGGTCCACAACGACGAGATGGACTCGAAGTATCGGTCGTCATAGGGCGCAGTGAGGTCCGGCCGGTGACCCGCCCCGAAGCCGGTGATGAAGGCGTCGAGCACATCGTTGGAGATGTCCTCGCGTTCGGTGACCGCGGCCCACGCCCTCGCCTTGACTGCGGCGTCGGGGATCGCCGTCGACGCCGCAGTATGAGCGGTGCGCCCCGACAGGGTGTCGTCCGAGGCCAGTTCGCCATCGAGGTCGTGGGAAGTCGCGTGGCCGGTGGCGGCGAGTGCCAGCCAGAATGCCCAGCGGAGATCAGGATCGAGCCGCAGCCCCACGATGGTGCGAGTGCCATCGAGCAGTGAGCGCAGATCCTCCGCCAGGAAGTCGTCCAGCTGCGCAGTCGATGCGACCGCACGCGCCCACACCAACTGTGCGTCGCTCCCGGGTTCGCTCGACTGCAGTTGCGTCCACGACGCATTCAGCCATTGCCGGGTGGGTTCGTCCCGCCGATCGTCACCGAGATAGTGCCCGAGCGTGAACGCCACGTTGGCCGTCACCGCGGAGAGAAGGCCGATCTTGGGCTCGTTGGGCGCAAATCTTGTTGCGACATCGATGTATTGGAGCGCAGAGAGCTCTGCGTCCCGGGTGGAGTTCCACAGCGCGGACCACACGAGCCCTCGCGCGAGCGGGTCGACGATGCGATCGAGGTAAGCCTGCACGGTGGCGGTGGAGCGCTCGTCGAATCGGATCTTGGCGTAGGTCAGATCGTCGTCGTTGAGCAGAACCAGTGCGGCATCTTCGAAGTCGACCGGTGTTCGCGCTTCTGTGATGTCGAGTTCCCGGCGGTGGGTTCTCGTCAGATTCCCGTCCTCGTTCAGATCGTAGAGTCCGACGGCGATGCGGTGCGGACGCGGATCCGTCTGCTCGATGGCATCACCCGTAAAGGACAGTGTGGACACGCCGGTGGTCTGCAGCCACGCGGCCGCCCAGGTGTCGAGATCGCGTCCGCTGGCGGTGGACATCTCGCTCAACAGGTCCGTCAGAGTCGTGTTACCGAAGGCATGGGTGCGAAAGTAGTTGCGGGAGGAAGCGAAGAAGGCGTCGGCACCGACGAATGCCCCCAATTGCTTGAGCACGCTCGCGCCCTTGGCGTAGGTGATGCCGTCGAAGTTGAGCTTGGCGGCCTCGAGATCGGTGATGTCGGCAACGATCGGATGAGTGGTGGGGAGTTGATCCTGCAGATAGGCCCACGCTTTTCGGCGGTTCGCGAAACTGACCCAGGCATCGGTGAATCGGGTGGCCTCGGCCGATGCGTACGCACCCATGTAGTCCGCGAACGACTCCTTGAGCCACAGATCGTCCCACCACTGCATCGTGACGAGGTCGCCGAACCACATGTGTGCCATCTCGTGCAAGATCGTGTTGGCGCGAGCCTCGTACTGGGCTTCGGTTGCCGCCGAACGGAATACGTACGATTCGGTGAACGTGACGAGCCCGGGGTTCTCCATCGCACCGAGGTTGTACTCGGGGACGAAGATCTGGTCGTATTTACCGAACGGGTACGGATAGTCGAACTTGTCGTGGAAGAAGTCCAGGCCCCGCTTCGTGATGTCGAATATGTCCTCGGCGTCGAAATGCTCGGCGAGTGAGGCTCGGCAATATGCGCCGAGAGGAACGGTCAGTTCGCCTCGCGTCCATGATGATTCGACGCCGTGATAGGGGCCGGCCGCAACCGCGGTGATGTAGGTCGATATGGGCAGGGTCGGGGCAAAGGTAGTGACCGTGTCGTCGGTGACCCCCGCGCGGTTGGACAAGACCGTCCACGCCGGTGGTGCCGTGACCGTCAGCGTGAACGAGGCCTTGAGGTCCGGTTGCTCGAAGTTTGCGAACACCCGGCGAGCATCGGCCGGCTCGTACTGGGTGTAGAGGTAGACGCTGTCGTCTACCGGGTCGACGAATCGGTGCAGTCCCTCCCCCGACCTGCTGTATCGCCCGCGTGCACGTATCCGAACGATGTTGTGCTCGGTGAGTCCGACCAGCTGGATGCGAGCGCCGTCGTAATCGACCTGAGCGTCGGTGCCGTTGACGGTGACCTCGTCGACAGCGGCACCGATGAAGTCGACCCATGTAGCTGCGGTGGTGGCGTCGAATTCGATGGTCGTGACCGTCTCGAAGGTATCGACATCCATGTCCTCGGCTCGCAGGAGATCCAGATGGACGAGATATTTCACCCCGTCGATGTGTCGCGATCGCCTGCGAGTTTCGGTCCGGGTCAGATTTGCGGTGCTCACCGAACCAACCCTAGGTGATTCGTTTTCACAGGGCGGGTGGGGTGAAGTAGTGATTTCCGAGTGGATCGACGATATGTAGAACTCCTTCCGGGAGTAGTTCGGTGCGCCACAGCTTCCGCGTTTTGAGGTTGTGGTGGAGCCGACAGCGCGGACCGATGTTCGTGAGAATTGTCCAGCCGCCTTTCTCGGGTTGTCGTCGGTCGAATTCGACGATGTGGTCGAGGTCGCATCGTTCCGAAGGCACGTTGCAGCCAGGATGGAGGCAGTACGGCTGTTCGGCACGAACTCGCGCCGCGAGAGATCGACTGGGCGTGTAGCTCAGTGCACCCGGAGGCGGGAGTTTCATGCCCCCGTGGCCGTCGGGATACAAGGCGTGGACGCCGATGGGGTCGTGCCCGACGATGCCACGCCACCGTTCGATCAGCGTTCCTCCGCCCGGCCGCGATCGCGGCACTGCATCGGGCGGCACTGTATCGGGCGGCGGTGTGTCGGGTACCGGTGTGCCTGGCGGGGGTGGTGGTGCGGCCGTTGGCATCGTGTCCGGACCGGAACTCGAACAGCCACTGGATGTTTCACCAGTTGCCTCGGAGTTCGTGTCCGAGGGCTCGGTTGTCGCCGGACTCGGACCACCGATCTCGGGTGACCCGTGGGTATCAGGGGCCTCCGGATCGGTCACATCCTCGCGAGACACCACGCACGTGGGGCACTCGCACAGCAGTGCCTCGCCGCGCATCAATGCAGTCTGGGCGTCGGCTCGACGCTGGTCGTCCGAACGTGGATCCTCCGGGTGCAGACGCGTGACCTCGGCGTCGATCCGCGAAAGCTGTTCGTCGGCTTCGCCGTCGGTCATCAGTGTGGTCAGGCTCGACAGTCCCCGTGCCCGGCGGCGAAGGCGGATTCGCTTCTCGGTGCGAGCGGCACGCTTGCGCACCGCGCGGTCCCAGTCGGCGTCGGCCTCGATGAGCAGTCGGTCGATCTCGCGACCCAAGGTGCTCGGAGCCATCTCCCGGGCGGCTTTGAGAATTTCGGGCTCGAGAGCGACGACCGTCTCCGGCCGGGCATGAAGCAGATGATCGTGGATCGTCCTGACGCGTTCCAGGTCGAGCGCACCGTCGATGAAGCCCTGACGCACGAGAGGGCGCAGTTGACGCCACATCTGCAGCTTGTTGTTCACAGCGGCGAAGGTGGACGACAGAGCCGCCGCCAGTTCGCAGATTGCCGAGCTGTACAGATCTTTCTCGGTCACCCCGGTGTCCCACGGTGATGCGCATGCCGTTCGATTCCGGACATAGTGGTCCATGAGGGCAAGTTCCGACGCGACGGCAGCGTTGATCCTCCGACGCGCGCCCAGAACATCGGCGAGCGCGGAATGATCGTCCGTCGTCCACGCCGCTTTTCGTAGCCCCATGTCACCCCCCAGCGACCGGAGATCGAACACGTATTCGACCTCGTTGCCACAAGGGTAAACCAGAGCACCGACACATTCCCCGGCCCTGGTGGAAGGCCCTCAGAGCGCGCTGACGGCGCGAGTCACATCGAGTTCGAGGAGGTAGTGATTGATGGCGATCGCTGCCTTCGATCCTGCTGCTGCCGAATTGATCAGCTGGGCGGGAGAATCCGAGACGTTCCCTGCAGTCCACAGGCCGTCGACGCTGGTGAGTCCGGTCGGGTCGGTAGCAACCCACCCGTCGTCGAGGCGGGAACATCCGATCGGAGTCAGCAGCATGTCGTTCGGGACGAACGTCGGGCCGACGAACACGACTGTTCGAGGAACGACGGTCCCGTCGGACAGCTCGATGCCGACGACGCGACCATCCCGCACGACGACTCGGGCAACGGGCGCGTCGACGATATCGACGGAGCGAGCGTCGAGTCGGAGGCGTTCGTCGTCGCTCAGTTCGATGCCGTTGGTGAAGAAGACGACATCCTCCGACCACTGTCGAATCAAAGACGCCTGATGGACCGTGAACGGCCGGTTGGGCCCGCCGACAACGGCAATGGGCTGATCCCGTACCTCGTAGCCGTGGCAGTACGGGCAATGCAGAACCCCCGAACCCCACTGTTCTCGGACGCCGGGGATGTCGGGTAGTTCGTCGCGAAGCCCGGTGGCCACCAATGCCGATCGGGAAGTCAGGACCGTGCCATCACCGAGGTGAACCTCGAAGCCGTTCTCGATTCGAGTTACGTTGCCCTGCAGAATCTCTCCGTCGTACCGGAGAACCTCCTGGCGTCCGGTCTCACGCAAGTCCCCTGGTGCGGAACCGTCGCGGGAGAGAAAGTTGTGAACATGGTCGGCAGGAGCGTTGCGCGGCTCTCCGGCGTCGACGACGATCACGCGCCTGCGGGCCCGCGCCAAAAGGGTTGCGGCACTGAGCCCGGCGGGTCCGCCGCCGATCACCACGGTGTCGTACGTCAAGAGGCTCCTCGAAGTCGATGGGCTAAGATCCGAACGTAGCAGAACTGTCAACTGGTTAACAATATTGGTGGTGACGATGACCGATGACTCGCTCCGTGAGCTGACCTGCGCACGGTGGACCGAGTTCAATCCGGAACTGGATACGTCGCCGATGCAGGTGGTGGCCCAGATCAAACGAATCGTCGCACTGCTCGATCTGGCCGTCGAGCCGATATACGCCGCCGCCGATGTCTCCGTCGCCGAGGTGGAGTTGATGGTGCCCCTGCGTTATGCAGTCGAGCAGGTGACAGCGGTGCGGTTGGCGGAGTTGCTCGGCATGACTCGCGCCGGGGTGAGCAAGGCACTCGGCAAACTCGAACGCCGCGGATTCGTGGATCGAGTGCCCAGCGCCGAGGATCGACGGTCTGCTTCGATCACCCTGACCGATCGGGGAAAGCGCGTTGTCGACGAGGTTTTTCCTCGCGAGCTCGACGCTCACGGACGGCTGTTCGACGCATTGGGTGCGCAACGGTCGCATGTTCTCGACGCTCTGGCCACCCTCGCCGAGTCGATGGAGGACGGTGTCTCATCGCTGTGACTGCTCCGTCGACCTGCTCGAGGGCTACGCTCGCGAGCAGGTGCGGGAGCGAGCTCGGAAGGAGCACACGATGAACACATTTCAGAAGTCGGCGGCAGCGTTCAACAGGGTT
The nucleotide sequence above comes from Rhodococcoides fascians A25f. Encoded proteins:
- a CDS encoding BldC family transcriptional regulator — protein: MSAPTFQKAQDSLLTPGQVAALFHVDPKTVTRWAHAGRLGSLRTPGGHRRFRETEVMQLLTSLTTEAGVHH
- a CDS encoding DUF4229 domain-containing protein, giving the protein MPGEPGNLEAVSEATNADSSEPTSGNAVPGRSAKKSLAVNLGVYTFARLALVIVIAAVIVGVGLLFGVEVPVLVAAIFAVLISLPLSLLLFKKMRIRVNESIAAVDEDRRTARADLQSKLRGEDGKK
- a CDS encoding PLP-dependent cysteine synthase family protein, with the translated sequence MTASVDHSGSRTWVDNAVRLIEADSQRSADTHLLRYPLPAAWGISLYLKDESTHITGSLKHRLARSLFLYAICNGWVTERTTVIEASSGSTAVSEAYFARLLGLKFVAVMPRSTSPAKVALIESHGGSCHFVDRPGEMYTEAHRLAAEPDCHYMDQFTHAERATDWRGNNNIAESIFDQLRLEECPIPDWVVVGAGTGGTSATIGRYIRYRRHATQLAVVDPENSAFIGGYETGDAGFETGLPSRIEGIGRPRVEPSFVGQVIDRMIAVPDAASVAAARFTSEALGKRVGGSTGTNIWGAFGLISEMIAAGRRGSVVTLLCDGGDRYSQTYFDDTWVADQGMNLEEPTAALEKFIGTGAF
- the pepN gene encoding aminopeptidase N, which gives rise to MSTANLTRTETRRRSRHIDGVKYLVHLDLLRAEDMDVDTFETVTTIEFDATTAATWVDFIGAAVDEVTVNGTDAQVDYDGARIQLVGLTEHNIVRIRARGRYSRSGEGLHRFVDPVDDSVYLYTQYEPADARRVFANFEQPDLKASFTLTVTAPPAWTVLSNRAGVTDDTVTTFAPTLPISTYITAVAAGPYHGVESSWTRGELTVPLGAYCRASLAEHFDAEDIFDITKRGLDFFHDKFDYPYPFGKYDQIFVPEYNLGAMENPGLVTFTESYVFRSAATEAQYEARANTILHEMAHMWFGDLVTMQWWDDLWLKESFADYMGAYASAEATRFTDAWVSFANRRKAWAYLQDQLPTTHPIVADITDLEAAKLNFDGITYAKGASVLKQLGAFVGADAFFASSRNYFRTHAFGNTTLTDLLSEMSTASGRDLDTWAAAWLQTTGVSTLSFTGDAIEQTDPRPHRIAVGLYDLNEDGNLTRTHRRELDITEARTPVDFEDAALVLLNDDDLTYAKIRFDERSTATVQAYLDRIVDPLARGLVWSALWNSTRDAELSALQYIDVATRFAPNEPKIGLLSAVTANVAFTLGHYLGDDRRDEPTRQWLNASWTQLQSSEPGSDAQLVWARAVASTAQLDDFLAEDLRSLLDGTRTIVGLRLDPDLRWAFWLALAATGHATSHDLDGELASDDTLSGRTAHTAASTAIPDAAVKARAWAAVTEREDISNDVLDAFITGFGAGHRPDLTAPYDDRYFESISSLWTSRSIEIARRIVVRLFPQQSSTDTADSWLADHEWAPAALRRLVIEQRDHLARSLRVQARLG
- a CDS encoding HNH endonuclease signature motif containing protein; amino-acid sequence: MFDLRSLGGDMGLRKAAWTTDDHSALADVLGARRRINAAVASELALMDHYVRNRTACASPWDTGVTEKDLYSSAICELAAALSSTFAAVNNKLQMWRQLRPLVRQGFIDGALDLERVRTIHDHLLHARPETVVALEPEILKAAREMAPSTLGREIDRLLIEADADWDRAVRKRAARTEKRIRLRRRARGLSSLTTLMTDGEADEQLSRIDAEVTRLHPEDPRSDDQRRADAQTALMRGEALLCECPTCVVSREDVTDPEAPDTHGSPEIGGPSPATTEPSDTNSEATGETSSGCSSSGPDTMPTAAPPPPPGTPVPDTPPPDTVPPDAVPRSRPGGGTLIERWRGIVGHDPIGVHALYPDGHGGMKLPPPGALSYTPSRSLAARVRAEQPYCLHPGCNVPSERCDLDHIVEFDRRQPEKGGWTILTNIGPRCRLHHNLKTRKLWRTELLPEGVLHIVDPLGNHYFTPPAL
- a CDS encoding NAD(P)/FAD-dependent oxidoreductase codes for the protein MTYDTVVIGGGPAGLSAATLLARARRRVIVVDAGEPRNAPADHVHNFLSRDGSAPGDLRETGRQEVLRYDGEILQGNVTRIENGFEVHLGDGTVLTSRSALVATGLRDELPDIPGVREQWGSGVLHCPYCHGYEVRDQPIAVVGGPNRPFTVHQASLIRQWSEDVVFFTNGIELSDDERLRLDARSVDIVDAPVARVVVRDGRVVGIELSDGTVVPRTVVFVGPTFVPNDMLLTPIGCSRLDDGWVATDPTGLTSVDGLWTAGNVSDSPAQLINSAAAGSKAAIAINHYLLELDVTRAVSAL
- a CDS encoding MarR family winged helix-turn-helix transcriptional regulator; the encoded protein is MTDDSLRELTCARWTEFNPELDTSPMQVVAQIKRIVALLDLAVEPIYAAADVSVAEVELMVPLRYAVEQVTAVRLAELLGMTRAGVSKALGKLERRGFVDRVPSAEDRRSASITLTDRGKRVVDEVFPRELDAHGRLFDALGAQRSHVLDALATLAESMEDGVSSL